A DNA window from Bradyrhizobium barranii subsp. barranii contains the following coding sequences:
- a CDS encoding transglycosylase SLT domain-containing protein, whose protein sequence is MARCHNMADHLVACRAGARHSDAWARLTRTASLIIAALLVSATRVAAWDSSPAKTNIAVPSVEELAMPPASPVAARESDTRESICLIVEAAARDANLPLEFFARVIWQESRFQADAVGPMTRSGEHAQGIAQFMPGTASERGLLNPFNPVQALPKSAEFLNELRNQFGNLGLAAAAYNAGPRRVQEWLAGTGGMPEQTRNYVYAITGTSVDAWAKAGATGKGPPSSPPTSCRDLMALLKRAPNAFVAELEQHVELAAAKVWGVQLAAGFDRNRALAMYSRAVTRLNTVIGDRDPSLLSSVMRSRGTRAFYQVRIGADTRSEADDLCNRIRKAGGACFVLKNRGVSG, encoded by the coding sequence ATGGCACGATGCCACAACATGGCAGATCATCTTGTTGCATGCCGCGCCGGAGCACGCCACAGCGATGCTTGGGCACGGCTGACGCGAACTGCATCACTCATCATCGCCGCACTGCTCGTCTCGGCGACACGGGTGGCGGCGTGGGACAGTTCGCCCGCGAAGACCAATATTGCTGTCCCCAGCGTCGAGGAGCTTGCGATGCCACCGGCGAGTCCGGTCGCTGCGCGCGAGAGCGATACGCGGGAATCGATCTGCCTGATCGTCGAGGCCGCCGCACGGGATGCCAATCTGCCGCTGGAATTCTTCGCCCGCGTGATCTGGCAGGAAAGCCGATTCCAGGCCGATGCCGTGGGGCCGATGACGCGCAGCGGCGAGCATGCGCAGGGGATCGCGCAGTTCATGCCGGGCACTGCCAGCGAGCGCGGGCTGCTCAATCCCTTCAACCCGGTGCAGGCGCTGCCGAAGTCGGCCGAATTTTTGAACGAGCTGCGCAACCAGTTCGGCAATCTCGGTCTGGCCGCAGCCGCCTATAACGCCGGGCCGCGCCGGGTGCAGGAATGGCTCGCCGGCACCGGCGGCATGCCGGAGCAGACCCGCAACTACGTCTATGCCATCACCGGCACGAGCGTTGACGCGTGGGCCAAGGCGGGAGCGACCGGCAAGGGACCGCCGAGTTCGCCGCCGACGAGCTGCCGCGATCTCATGGCGCTTCTGAAGCGCGCGCCGAATGCCTTCGTCGCCGAGCTTGAGCAGCATGTGGAGCTCGCCGCCGCAAAGGTCTGGGGCGTACAGCTCGCTGCCGGCTTCGACCGCAACAGGGCGCTGGCGATGTATTCCCGCGCCGTCACGCGGCTGAACACCGTGATCGGCGACCGCGATCCGAGCCTGCTAAGCTCGGTGATGCGCAGCCGTGGTACGCGCGCCTTCTACCAGGTGCGCATCGGCGCGGACACGAGGAGTGAGGCGGATGATCTGTGCAACCGCATCCGCAAGGCCGGCGGTGCTTGCTTCGTGCTGAAGAACCGGGGTGTGAGCGGGTAG
- a CDS encoding IS630-like element ISRj1 family transposase — MIPEAREVHLSRKDRKVLEACCRSPVTLQRDLKRARIVLLAADGRSTRSIAKEVGVQPRIVSLWRHRYADHGLEGLQDKPRPGKQPIYTKTTDKRILKLLDKPPPQGFARWTGPLLAEALGDVDVQYVWRFLRSHKIDLVARKSWCESNDPNFTAKAADVVGLYVAPPAKAIVLCVDEKPSIQALERAQGYLKLPNGRALTGQSHDYKRHGTTTLFAALEVATGKIIATHSKRRRRVEFLDFMNSVTATFPNRKLHVILDNLNTHKKNEDWLKAHPNVQFHFTPTSASWLNQVEVWFSILQGQSLSGTSFTSLKQLQEHIDAYVNAYNDRAEPFVWTKKKVRQRRFKGRRITQL, encoded by the coding sequence ATGATACCCGAAGCAAGAGAAGTCCACCTTTCGAGGAAAGATCGCAAGGTGCTTGAGGCGTGCTGTCGCTCACCGGTGACGTTGCAGCGCGATTTGAAGCGGGCGCGGATAGTTCTGTTGGCGGCGGATGGGCGCAGCACCCGGTCGATCGCCAAGGAAGTTGGGGTCCAGCCGCGGATTGTCAGCCTTTGGCGGCATCGCTATGCCGACCATGGCCTTGAAGGGCTGCAAGACAAGCCGCGGCCTGGCAAGCAGCCGATCTATACGAAGACGACCGACAAGCGGATTCTGAAGCTGCTGGATAAGCCGCCACCGCAAGGGTTTGCGCGCTGGACCGGCCCCCTGCTGGCCGAGGCGCTGGGCGATGTCGATGTCCAATATGTCTGGCGGTTCCTGCGCAGCCACAAGATTGACCTGGTGGCTCGCAAGTCCTGGTGCGAGAGCAACGACCCGAACTTTACGGCCAAAGCCGCCGATGTTGTCGGCCTCTATGTCGCGCCGCCGGCGAAGGCCATTGTGCTGTGCGTGGACGAGAAGCCCTCGATCCAGGCTTTGGAGCGAGCGCAGGGTTATCTGAAGTTGCCCAATGGCCGCGCCTTAACCGGCCAAAGCCACGATTACAAGCGGCATGGCACCACAACATTGTTTGCGGCGCTCGAAGTCGCCACCGGAAAGATCATCGCGACCCATTCAAAACGCCGGCGCCGCGTCGAGTTTCTCGATTTCATGAACAGCGTCACCGCGACTTTTCCGAACCGCAAGCTTCACGTCATCCTCGACAACCTCAACACCCATAAAAAGAACGAGGACTGGCTCAAGGCCCACCCCAACGTGCAATTTCATTTCACGCCGACAAGTGCGTCATGGCTCAATCAGGTCGAAGTATGGTTTTCCATCTTGCAGGGGCAGTCGCTCAGCGGCACCTCCTTCACGAGCCTCAAGCAGCTTCAGGAACACATCGATGCCTACGTCAACGCATACAACGACAGAGCCGAGCCCTTCGTCTGGACCAAGAAAAAGGTCCGTCAACGCCGTTTCAAAGGCCGCCGTATCACTCAGCTCTGA